In Metarhizium brunneum chromosome 3, complete sequence, a genomic segment contains:
- the mcr1 gene encoding NADH-cytochrome b5 reductase 2, whose product MFARSAFRVAQPLKTQARRYATETPSKGGSNAFFYAAGAAAIAGAGYYYLGGSTPVAAKVKEAVPAKPAFTGGDQGFLSLKLADVDIVNHNTKRLRFELPEGDMVSGLHIASAILTKFKGPNDEKATLRPYTPISDEGEKGHIDLLVKKYPDGPMSTHLHDLVPGQRLDFKGPLPKYSWSENKHDHIALIAGGTGITPMYQLCRAIFNNSNDKTKVTLVFGNVTEEDILLRRELAELENTYPQRFRAFYVLDKAPKDWQGNTGYISKELLKTVLPEPKEENIKVFVCGPPGLMKAISGPKVSPKDQGELSGSLKDLGYSQEQVYKF is encoded by the exons ATGTTTGCTCGATCTGCTTTCCGCGTGGCCCAGCCACTGAAGACT CAAGCTCGCCGATATGCGACTGAGACACCATCCAAGGGAGGATCCAACGCCTTTTTCTACGCTGCGGGTGCTGCTGCTATCGCCGGAGCTGGATACTACTACTTGGGCGGAAGCACCCCCGTGGCCGCCAAGGTGAAGGAGGCTGTTCCTGCTAAGCCTGCTTTTACCGGCGGCGATCAGGGATTCCTTTCTCTGAAGCTGGCCGATGTTGATATTGTCAACCACAACACCAAGCGTCTTCGTTTTGAGCTCCCTGAGGGTGACATGGTCTCTGGTCTCCATATTGCCAgtgccatcttgaccaaGTTCAAGGGCCCCAACGACGAGAAGGCCACGCTCCGACCTTATACTCCCATCAGCGACGAAG GAGAGAAGGGCCACATTGATCTCTTGGTCAAGAAATATCCCGACGGCCCCATGAGCACTCACCTCCACGACCTGGTTCCTGGTCAGCGCCTTGACTTCAAGGGCCCTCTGCCCAAATACTCCTGGTCCGAGAACAAGCATGACCACATTGCGCTCATTGCTGGCGGCACTGGCATCACCCCGATGTACCAGCTCTGCCGAGCCATCTTCAACAACTCCaacgacaagaccaaggttACTCTTGTTTTCGGCAATGTGACCGAGGAGGACATTCTTCTCCGCCGCGAGCTTGCCGAGCTCGAGAATACCTACCCCCAACGATTCCGTGCCTTTTACGTCCTGGACAAGGCCCCCAAGGACTGGCAAGGCAATACTGGGTACATCTCCAAGGAGTTGCTCAAGACGGTGCTGCCCGAGCCCAAGGAGGAGAACATCAAGGTGTTTGTCTGTGGACCCCCGGGTCTGATGAAGGCCATCTCTGGCCCCAAGGTCAGCCCCAAGGACCAGGGTGAGCTCTCTGGCTCTCTGAAGGATCTTGGCTACTCCCAGGAGCAGGTCTACAAGTTTTAA